The Leptospira bouyouniensis genome has a segment encoding these proteins:
- the rsgA gene encoding ribosome small subunit-dependent GTPase A yields MIMQLSDLGWSSFFELNFEKYKNEGFLAMRIIRENREKYIACGELGEFSCEVSGTFRFHAKSKSQFPAVGDWVVTSVITNERKAIIQAVLPRKSGFSRKVAGHITEEQVIAANIDIVFIITGLDLNYNLRRIERFLSIAWESKALPVILLNKADLCPEAELRKIEVESVAIGVDVYTVSATQNVGIDILKQYIQKGKTIAFLGSSGVGKSTIINSLLGKEQLKVNDVSELGSRGRHTTTYRELFILSNGGMIIDTPGMRELQVWGEDEGLKHVFDDIEKLSLSCRYRNCSHQNEPDCAVQIAISEGTLDPKRLESFLKMKREFEYLQDRQTMKASAIEKANWKRISKLAKSIKKNQAESD; encoded by the coding sequence ATGATCATGCAATTGTCTGATTTAGGTTGGAGTTCCTTTTTTGAACTGAATTTTGAGAAATACAAAAACGAAGGTTTCCTTGCGATGCGTATCATCCGAGAGAACAGAGAAAAATATATAGCTTGCGGTGAACTTGGAGAATTTAGCTGCGAGGTTTCAGGAACATTTCGGTTTCATGCTAAATCCAAAAGTCAATTTCCAGCCGTCGGTGATTGGGTAGTCACTTCCGTAATTACAAATGAAAGGAAAGCAATCATACAAGCTGTATTACCTAGAAAGAGTGGCTTTAGTAGGAAAGTGGCAGGCCATATAACCGAAGAACAAGTAATTGCTGCAAACATAGATATTGTATTTATCATTACCGGATTAGATTTAAATTATAATTTAAGACGCATCGAACGCTTTTTATCAATCGCTTGGGAAAGTAAAGCTTTGCCAGTGATTTTGTTAAATAAAGCAGACCTTTGTCCTGAAGCTGAATTACGCAAAATTGAAGTAGAGTCGGTTGCCATCGGTGTTGATGTGTATACAGTCAGCGCAACTCAAAATGTTGGAATCGATATTCTGAAACAATACATTCAAAAAGGTAAAACCATTGCTTTTCTCGGTTCGTCAGGAGTTGGAAAATCTACGATCATTAATTCTCTCCTAGGGAAAGAACAACTTAAGGTGAATGATGTTAGTGAATTAGGAAGTCGCGGACGACATACAACAACGTATCGTGAATTATTCATACTTTCCAATGGAGGAATGATCATCGATACACCTGGAATGCGCGAATTACAAGTTTGGGGTGAGGATGAAGGATTGAAGCATGTTTTTGATGATATTGAAAAATTGAGTTTAAGCTGTCGATACCGCAATTGTAGTCATCAAAACGAGCCAGACTGTGCGGTACAAATCGCGATTAGCGAAGGAACACTAGATCCGAAACGATTAGAGAGTTTTTTAAAAATGAAAAGAGAGTTTGAATATTTACAAGACAGACAAACCATGAAGGCAAGCGCAATCGAAAAGGCAAATTGGAAAAGAATTAGTAAACTTGCAAAGAGTATAAAAAAGAATCAAGCGGAATCAGATTGA
- a CDS encoding polyprenyl synthetase family protein — MNSKFKIQTILSKFDKNLDSIIHEDIPILKKIKKQVITSGGKRIRPFAHYLFCQFLNVKGVSWLDVGSVAELIHAASLLHDDVVDNAPIRRGKPTIGASFGNKTAILAGDYLLACGISRLNSLGNPELMEIFSQVLRDLSVSELLQMEWEKNPNITLKIYDQIIYGKTASLFGVCTESAAILANKSKAERKQFRQFGVRLGKLFQKKDDCLDYFEDSKTSGKEFLKDFKNGLYTYPVLLLRSKLNLLEKRKLNQLFQKEIRDAKDEDTILNLMESKKIPIILHKELESEKNDLLLFLNQFPKTDERELFIEQLNRLT; from the coding sequence ATGAATTCAAAATTTAAGATCCAAACTATCCTATCTAAATTTGATAAAAACCTAGATAGTATTATTCACGAGGACATTCCTATCCTCAAAAAAATCAAAAAACAAGTCATCACATCTGGAGGCAAAAGGATTCGTCCTTTTGCACATTATCTTTTTTGTCAATTTTTGAATGTAAAGGGCGTTAGTTGGTTAGACGTAGGGAGTGTTGCAGAACTTATACATGCTGCTAGTTTACTCCATGATGATGTAGTGGACAATGCTCCCATCAGACGCGGAAAACCAACGATTGGTGCAAGTTTCGGAAACAAAACTGCCATCCTTGCAGGTGATTATTTGTTGGCATGTGGTATCAGTAGGCTCAACTCCCTCGGAAATCCAGAACTCATGGAAATTTTTTCCCAAGTGTTAAGAGATCTTTCTGTAAGCGAACTATTACAGATGGAATGGGAAAAAAATCCAAATATCACACTCAAAATATATGACCAAATCATCTATGGAAAAACAGCCTCATTGTTTGGCGTTTGTACAGAATCAGCAGCCATCTTAGCGAACAAATCAAAAGCGGAGAGAAAACAGTTTCGCCAATTTGGAGTTAGGTTAGGAAAATTATTCCAAAAAAAAGACGATTGTTTAGATTATTTTGAAGATTCTAAAACAAGTGGAAAAGAATTTTTAAAGGATTTTAAAAACGGACTTTATACCTATCCAGTTTTGTTATTACGCTCAAAACTCAATCTTTTGGAAAAACGTAAGCTGAATCAATTATTCCAAAAGGAAATTCGTGATGCCAAAGATGAAGATACAATTCTGAATCTTATGGAATCCAAAAAAATACCAATCATTCTTCACAAAGAATTGGAATCAGAAAAAAACGATTTATTACTCTTTTTAAATCAATTCCCCAAAACAGATGAAAGAGAACTTTTTATCGAACAATTAAACCGTCTTACTTAA
- a CDS encoding transglycosylase domain-containing protein has translation MSVPSLKYLCPHCQKASRLPEPTPKEGKFQLTCAHCSEKVVLQFIDYRFEIVQVLPSANEESKQTYQNFKIPVPSISESIHDSQPKKTFQTKVKPFFEKKVVWEKEPKKEFSNTNRNPFRFPKRNPIPKKNSSRYSYLRVAFTITSIVLFLFIVSFSYFVAGVLSTKKEVPVYLESLAKNIPTKILDRNGQVVSEIFQKRTSTLRLQDYPEDMISILLNIEDQKFFFHGGIDYSAIFRAFFKNVVNLSYKQGASTITQQLARIILDDRRKSLNRKWREAQLAFALESVLTKEQILETYMNHVYLGHGAFGFGEGIKFYFQKNPMELSKEEMVLLASLPSAPNKYSPLKNPEDSYTRVRAILNMFRNRGIYPNLDRDKFISLYHNLSTRSPNETVFGSRHDIAPYVTEHVRAVLSSLEGEKNIYESGGYTVETTLDRNAQEVIGPIVREYLSKNKRSGKIQKKRVRMKQESALDLAFRQRMEEVSLLNEMVWNPDQLEGDKDQSIVQAAIVGIQPNTGQVLFLHGGDEFNSSNQFNRATQMRRQTGSSIKAVLYASAIDNGSIHAGMKILDAPLYYRGGGGKEWAPENLGGSFDGEISLRTALVKSKNTAAVQVAERLGSVGIEKYFTKFFFPNDAEKKNRYRGDLSLALGTLEISPLEMASAFTSFVNQGTIKRPYLIQRIKNAKGTILYEVGASDEFKLKLPEERQVIRPDTAEVMVSLLRDSGRASGVRNGGYMGDLIGKTGTTNDYKDAWFVGARPDLSLAVWVGYDNPKFGMGPSGLGGAVAAPLWGEILATIDKKSILPKTQFSLPVYAKPYKICTLTGKQASPTCPSTQELYLSDYPPEGPCNEDHKSTTSDPKDLMKGLY, from the coding sequence ATGTCGGTACCATCTCTCAAATACCTTTGTCCACATTGCCAAAAAGCATCCCGTTTGCCAGAGCCAACCCCAAAAGAGGGAAAGTTTCAGCTAACATGTGCTCACTGTTCAGAAAAGGTAGTTTTACAATTTATCGACTATCGATTTGAGATTGTCCAAGTTTTACCGAGCGCTAACGAAGAATCCAAACAAACTTACCAAAATTTTAAAATTCCAGTTCCGAGTATTTCTGAATCGATCCATGATTCTCAACCAAAGAAAACTTTCCAAACAAAGGTAAAACCGTTTTTTGAAAAAAAGGTTGTTTGGGAAAAAGAGCCAAAAAAAGAATTCTCGAATACCAATCGAAATCCATTTAGATTTCCAAAACGAAATCCAATCCCCAAAAAGAATTCCTCCCGTTATTCTTATCTCAGAGTGGCATTCACCATCACATCTATTGTGCTTTTTTTATTCATTGTTAGTTTTTCCTATTTTGTTGCCGGTGTGCTGAGTACAAAAAAAGAAGTTCCAGTTTATTTGGAATCTCTAGCAAAAAATATTCCTACAAAGATTCTCGATCGAAATGGACAAGTGGTTAGTGAGATTTTTCAGAAGCGAACCTCCACCTTACGTTTGCAAGACTATCCTGAAGATATGATTTCAATTTTACTTAACATTGAAGATCAAAAGTTTTTCTTTCATGGTGGGATCGATTATTCTGCTATTTTCCGTGCGTTTTTTAAAAACGTTGTGAATCTAAGTTATAAACAAGGTGCCTCCACAATCACACAACAATTAGCAAGAATCATTTTAGATGACCGACGTAAAAGTTTGAATCGAAAATGGAGAGAAGCACAACTTGCTTTTGCTCTCGAATCAGTTCTTACAAAAGAACAAATCCTTGAGACCTACATGAATCATGTGTATTTGGGGCATGGAGCCTTTGGATTTGGAGAAGGGATAAAGTTTTATTTTCAGAAAAATCCAATGGAGTTATCCAAAGAAGAGATGGTGTTACTCGCTTCTTTACCTTCCGCTCCTAACAAGTATTCACCGTTAAAAAACCCTGAAGATTCTTATACTCGTGTTCGCGCGATATTGAATATGTTTCGCAATCGTGGAATTTATCCAAATTTAGATCGTGATAAGTTTATCAGTTTGTATCATAATTTATCGACGCGTTCACCGAATGAAACTGTATTTGGCTCTCGTCATGACATCGCACCTTATGTGACGGAACACGTTCGTGCAGTTCTTTCCTCCTTGGAAGGTGAAAAAAACATCTATGAAAGTGGTGGTTATACAGTGGAAACCACTTTGGATCGAAATGCTCAAGAAGTGATTGGGCCGATTGTTCGAGAATATTTATCCAAAAATAAACGTTCTGGAAAAATCCAAAAAAAACGAGTCCGCATGAAACAGGAATCTGCTTTGGACCTTGCTTTCCGCCAACGAATGGAAGAAGTTTCCCTATTAAATGAAATGGTATGGAACCCGGACCAGTTGGAAGGTGATAAAGACCAAAGTATTGTCCAAGCGGCCATTGTTGGCATCCAACCAAACACAGGTCAGGTTTTGTTCTTACATGGTGGAGATGAATTTAATTCATCAAACCAGTTTAATCGTGCGACTCAGATGCGTAGGCAAACGGGAAGTTCCATTAAAGCAGTGTTATATGCATCTGCAATTGATAATGGATCCATTCACGCTGGCATGAAAATCCTAGATGCTCCGTTGTATTACCGAGGTGGTGGTGGAAAGGAATGGGCTCCTGAAAATTTAGGAGGAAGTTTTGATGGCGAGATTTCCCTTCGCACGGCCCTTGTGAAATCAAAAAATACGGCTGCAGTACAGGTTGCGGAACGACTTGGAAGTGTTGGTATTGAAAAGTATTTCACTAAGTTTTTTTTTCCAAATGATGCAGAGAAAAAAAATCGATACCGAGGTGATTTATCTTTAGCATTGGGGACACTTGAAATCTCTCCGCTCGAGATGGCTTCGGCTTTTACAAGTTTTGTGAACCAAGGTACGATCAAACGTCCTTATCTCATCCAGAGGATCAAAAATGCAAAGGGTACGATTCTATATGAAGTTGGTGCCAGTGATGAATTTAAATTAAAATTACCAGAAGAACGCCAAGTGATTCGGCCAGACACGGCCGAGGTGATGGTGTCTTTACTTCGCGATAGTGGACGGGCGAGTGGTGTACGAAACGGTGGTTATATGGGTGACTTAATTGGTAAAACAGGTACAACCAATGATTACAAAGATGCATGGTTTGTGGGTGCAAGACCTGACCTTTCCCTTGCCGTTTGGGTAGGATATGATAATCCAAAATTTGGTATGGGTCCAAGTGGATTAGGTGGTGCAGTCGCAGCTCCACTTTGGGGTGAAATCCTTGCAACAATTGATAAAAAGAGTATCCTTCCCAAAACCCAATTTAGTTTACCGGTGTATGCCAAACCTTACAAAATTTGTACCTTAACTGGTAAACAAGCTTCCCCAACTTGTCCGAGTACACAAGAATTGTATTTATCTGATTATCCACCTGAAGGACCTTGTAATGAAGATCACAAATCGACAACCTCGGATCCTAAAGATTTAATGAAAGGTTTGTATTAA
- a CDS encoding ChaN family lipoprotein has product MKVFYNRILPFLIVIVSVFGLFGQVSPNKVQIVRTKTLEIVDLEEILKVAHQYDVIVLGEEHDNADLHRFYEGFVREILSRQTISLSLEMLEKDQQLVVDEYLKGTISESQFLTSIVHWKNFKTDYLPLVNLLKEKQGNVVAANPPRRYVSQISKKGISAYKELSKEAISFLPQPYTIEKYLTKEYKQRLVELFSGSEQNAHHKINTEFMILGQATWDQGMAEAISAEIFKTGKKVVHLNGRFHSDRNGGVVTRLREMGHSVLVLSGFQKGREEEGDFVKIADFVILTNDR; this is encoded by the coding sequence TTGAAAGTATTTTATAATCGAATACTTCCTTTCCTGATTGTTATTGTTTCGGTATTTGGATTGTTTGGACAAGTTAGTCCAAACAAGGTACAAATCGTACGTACGAAAACTTTAGAGATCGTAGATTTGGAAGAAATATTGAAAGTGGCTCATCAATATGATGTTATCGTTTTAGGCGAAGAACATGACAACGCCGATTTACATCGGTTTTATGAAGGTTTTGTAAGAGAAATCCTATCTCGCCAGACAATTAGTTTATCTTTGGAAATGTTAGAAAAAGACCAACAACTTGTTGTCGATGAGTATCTAAAGGGAACAATATCTGAATCTCAATTTTTAACTTCTATCGTACATTGGAAAAATTTCAAAACAGATTATTTGCCCTTGGTCAATCTACTAAAAGAAAAACAAGGTAATGTTGTCGCAGCTAACCCGCCAAGAAGGTATGTAAGCCAAATTTCTAAAAAAGGCATTTCTGCTTACAAAGAACTTTCAAAGGAAGCGATATCATTTTTACCACAACCATACACGATTGAAAAATACCTGACGAAAGAATACAAACAAAGATTAGTTGAACTTTTTTCGGGGTCAGAACAAAATGCTCATCATAAAATTAATACCGAGTTTATGATCCTTGGACAGGCAACTTGGGACCAAGGGATGGCAGAGGCAATCTCTGCTGAAATCTTCAAAACAGGCAAAAAAGTAGTCCATTTAAATGGAAGGTTTCATTCCGATCGGAACGGAGGAGTGGTGACTCGTCTACGGGAAATGGGCCATTCGGTCCTTGTTCTCTCCGGTTTCCAAAAAGGAAGGGAAGAGGAAGGCGATTTTGTGAAAATCGCTGATTTTGTAATTTTAACAAACGACCGATAA
- a CDS encoding transglutaminase-like domain-containing protein, translated as MGQNSFPDFYPDDITRLLYDWEVAPAEKKRFLLKLIASRIPWQIQLESALDEVKDPYLRVQARNLKSEILRHRLRHSFFKLTLRGNTNHYKDLEEMVVQLSSIGFPDQNYSEIKHELDRIALRISELYDDHSGYLTDELKVQILCQVMFQEEGFVGNIQNYNDPGNSYLFQVIKSRLGIPISLSVIYLLVAQRLGLPLYGTNLPLHFLLQYESEGYFTYIDPFHGGVLLDKFTCEKFLEANGYSNSPKYFTKASTLSMIKRMCRNLLHIYRDNQSKEMENMIKDHLQILESRSTHVE; from the coding sequence ATGGGACAAAACTCCTTTCCTGATTTTTACCCGGATGATATCACTCGTTTATTGTATGATTGGGAAGTTGCTCCTGCAGAAAAAAAACGTTTTCTATTAAAACTCATTGCTTCTCGTATTCCATGGCAGATCCAATTGGAATCTGCCTTGGATGAAGTGAAAGATCCTTATTTACGAGTCCAAGCAAGGAATCTAAAATCAGAAATTTTACGCCATCGGTTAAGGCATTCATTCTTCAAACTCACGTTACGTGGGAATACAAATCATTATAAAGATTTGGAAGAGATGGTTGTGCAACTTTCTAGCATTGGTTTTCCCGATCAAAATTATTCAGAAATCAAACATGAGTTGGATAGAATCGCACTTCGTATTTCTGAGTTATACGATGATCATTCTGGGTATCTGACAGACGAACTCAAAGTTCAAATCCTTTGCCAAGTGATGTTCCAAGAAGAAGGTTTTGTTGGAAATATCCAAAATTATAATGATCCTGGTAATTCGTATTTATTCCAAGTAATCAAAAGTCGGCTCGGCATTCCTATTTCGTTATCAGTGATTTACCTTCTTGTGGCACAAAGGCTTGGACTTCCATTGTATGGAACCAATCTTCCTTTACATTTCCTTTTACAATATGAATCCGAAGGGTATTTTACTTACATCGATCCATTCCACGGTGGAGTTCTATTAGACAAATTCACCTGTGAAAAATTTTTAGAGGCGAATGGTTATTCCAATTCTCCAAAGTATTTCACAAAAGCATCCACACTTTCTATGATCAAACGAATGTGTCGTAATTTACTCCATATCTATCGAGACAACCAGTCCAAAGAAATGGAAAATATGATAAAGGATCATCTTCAGATTCTCGAAAGCCGATCCACACATGTGGAATAA
- a CDS encoding transketolase, which produces MEKIEVAKKFANDIRIQVIKMVTAANSGHPGGPLGLADIYAALYTSILNHDPKNPELPERDRLILSNGHVCAVRYAAMALSGYFPVEDLLTFRNINSYLQGHPSTRYMKGIESSSGSLGQGLSVSVGLALGAKLKKETYKIYTCISDGECGEGMTWEAAQSAVHFKTDNLIAFMDRNYIQIDGNTEEVMKLEPLDKKFEMFGWNVINADGHNMEEIFSAFAKAKQHTGGPTLIVFRTILGKGVSYMENNPKWHGTPPNKEQEAQALAELA; this is translated from the coding sequence ATGGAAAAAATTGAAGTCGCGAAGAAATTTGCAAATGATATCCGAATCCAAGTAATCAAAATGGTTACAGCTGCCAATTCTGGCCACCCTGGCGGACCACTTGGACTTGCTGATATCTACGCAGCACTTTATACTTCCATTTTAAATCATGATCCGAAAAACCCAGAGTTGCCAGAAAGAGATCGTTTGATCCTTTCCAATGGTCACGTCTGTGCGGTTCGATATGCTGCTATGGCTCTTTCCGGTTACTTCCCCGTAGAAGATCTTCTTACGTTCAGAAATATCAATTCTTACTTACAAGGCCACCCTTCTACTCGTTATATGAAAGGGATTGAGTCAAGTTCTGGATCTCTCGGTCAAGGATTATCTGTATCTGTTGGATTGGCACTTGGTGCAAAATTAAAAAAAGAGACATATAAAATTTATACATGCATATCAGACGGTGAATGCGGAGAAGGAATGACTTGGGAAGCAGCACAGTCTGCAGTGCATTTTAAAACAGACAATCTCATTGCATTTATGGATCGTAACTACATTCAAATCGATGGTAATACGGAAGAAGTAATGAAGTTAGAGCCATTGGATAAAAAGTTCGAAATGTTCGGCTGGAATGTTATCAATGCAGACGGACATAATATGGAAGAAATTTTTTCTGCCTTTGCTAAAGCTAAACAACATACAGGTGGACCAACACTCATCGTATTTAGAACTATTTTAGGCAAAGGAGTTTCTTATATGGAAAACAATCCTAAATGGCATGGAACTCCACCAAATAAAGAACAAGAAGCGCAAGCACTTGCAGAATTAGCATAA
- a CDS encoding glutathione peroxidase: MQRKVLFAIFLFVSFNLNAGGKKMTFHDLKTVTIQGKEISLKEYKGHPVLVVNVASKCGYTPQYEGLEKLHLAYKDKGLKVIGFPSNDFGGQEPGTEAQIAEFCKLNFGVSFDLMKKTKVLGNDKDPIYQFLTENAKDKGDVKWNFEKFLIDKNGNIVNRYPSSTKPESAELKQAIESIL, from the coding sequence ATGCAAAGAAAAGTTTTGTTTGCTATTTTTCTATTTGTAAGTTTTAATCTTAATGCTGGAGGAAAAAAAATGACATTTCATGATTTAAAGACCGTCACCATCCAAGGGAAGGAAATTTCTCTAAAAGAATACAAAGGCCATCCAGTGCTTGTTGTCAATGTTGCATCTAAATGTGGTTATACGCCTCAATATGAAGGACTCGAAAAACTACATTTGGCATACAAGGACAAGGGATTAAAAGTGATTGGTTTTCCTTCAAATGACTTTGGTGGCCAAGAACCAGGTACGGAAGCTCAAATTGCAGAATTTTGTAAGTTAAATTTTGGCGTGAGTTTTGATCTAATGAAAAAAACCAAAGTTCTTGGAAATGACAAGGATCCAATTTACCAATTTTTGACTGAGAATGCGAAAGACAAAGGTGATGTAAAATGGAACTTCGAAAAGTTTCTCATTGATAAAAATGGAAATATCGTAAATCGATATCCTTCTTCAACAAAACCTGAGAGCGCCGAACTCAAACAAGCCATTGAAAGTATTTTATAA